The following nucleotide sequence is from Salvia splendens isolate huo1 chromosome 2, SspV2, whole genome shotgun sequence.
AGTTGTTGCACGCACAGGCCGGGTTGCCACAGCGGGCTATTACTCAAATTCTCGACACACCAATTGGCTCCGGAGAGCCGGATATTCCAAGGTGGAACCTCATCCGACTTGGGGACTTCTCGCTCGCCACGGCTTGGGAGACCATTCGAACACAAAGACCCATAATCCGGGGCCTTGATGATATTTGTAAGGTTGGCCTCTCCCCCTCAATCTCAATCTTCATTTGGAGGCTGCTATCAAACCGAATACCGGTCGACACAAAACTCCAATGGCGGATAATGGAGTTGGCatccaaatgccaatgctgcccgcGCCGTCCGGGCACTGAGTCACTCCAgcatctcttcatccaaggcTCGGGGGCAACCAGCGTTTGGAGAGAATTCGACGCCGGGTTTGAAGGGGCCACCCCACCAATTAGGATCAATGACACCATTCCAGATAGACTTGAGGTCTGGTCACGAAGAATCCAGCAGCCAAGCAAAACACACCTCAGCCATGTCATGTCGTATCTCATTTTGTGGTTCCTATGGGCAGAGCGGAATCGGAGCCGACATCAAATGGTACAATTCAAGCCGTTCAATGTGGTCTGGCAGGTCCAAACGTATGTCCGaaatagcatggccaatggATCCACCAAGCCAAAACATTGGAAGGGTGTGAAGCTCAAGATGAACATACCTATCGAGGTCGAGCCGAGATTACCGAGACCACTTGCCATGCTGATCAAGAGGCAACCCCGAAATTGGCCCTGGATCAAAGTTAACCCAGACGGAGCCTATGTGGAAGCAACAGACAGAGCCAGAGGGGGAGGGATTATCCGGGACTCCGCGGGGAAGATGATTATCGTCTTTGCCACACCTCTTAATGGCCACTCGGCCCTAGAGGCAAAGCTCAAGGCCATCCACCTAGGCTTGACCGTGGCAATGGAATTCAATCAACCAATTTGGATTGAATCAGACTCCGAGCAAGCGCTCAGACTACTCAACGGCGCAAGTCGGGGTCCGGCTCATACCCGAATGAAGTTGCACGTCTGATGATCCTCAAGCGCCAAACCGAACCTCGTGCCTCCTTCATCCACCGCGAAGGTAACAAGGCGGCTGATTTCCTCGCCAAGATGGGCATGGAGAAAGCTGAAATATACCGCATGACTAACATCACAGCCCCACGGCTCCCCAAGGCAATGATCCGCTTGGAAGAAACGGGGATCCATAATATCCGGGTTCGAGGAGATGGCCACAATTAGCTCCGGAACCTTCTTGGTGCTTAATTGTTTTTTGAAGagagagtatgatgaggtccggggCTTGCAGGCTCGGACCTTTTACTACTCTTGCTTAATTTGTGTAGGAGTGCTACTTTTGGGCACGGCCTTGTTTTGTACATCTTTTTGCcatgaaatatagggatgaaggacccacgaaccctccaccgtgaaggtgtttgattaaaaaaaaagtcacCGATTATTTCTTGCGTAAGAAGGACATTGTCGCTTAGGAGTCTGTCTTTGATGAATCCGCTCTGATTTGGTGCTGTGAGGGTGGGCAGTAGGGGCGCGAGTCTCTCCGAGATAACTTTGGAGATAATTTTGTTTGTAACGTTACAGAGGCTGATCGGCCGAAAGTCCGACCACTTGTGGGGGTTGTCCTTTTTTGGTAGCAGCACAATCATGGTCGCGGTGAAGCTCCGAGGCATGTACGCCCCGTTGAAGAAATCTCCTACTGCTGCTAAGATGTCTTCCTTAACTATCTCCCAGCAGACCTGGAAGAAGAGCGAGGAGAATCCATCTGGCCCTGGGGTGCTATCTGATGAAATCCCGAATACCACCCTCTTAACTTCCTCCATTGTCGGCGTGTCACTCAAACTCTCGGTATCCATGTTCTCTGGCTTTGGTTTGAGGATGTTGGTGTGCGGCTCCTCAAGCGTGAGATCATCTGATGTGAGGAGGTTTCCATAGAATGTTGCTGTTGAGTTCCTTATCTCCTCTTCATTTGTGATTGCAGTATCTCCCACTTGAATTTCATGTATGCGGAATTTGGTTCTTCTTTGTCGAGCCCAACCTTGAAAGAACTTGGTATTTCGCTCCCCCTCGACCATCCAACGAACCGCCGCCTTCTGGCGCCAAAATTCTTCTTCCATTCTGagccattttttttaatcaaacacctttacggtggagggttcgtgggtccctcatccctatattgccAATGAAACCCAAAATTACAAAGTGTTCGGACAATTACACACAAGAGTTACACGGCAACACAAAATTAAAAGATGCACTATAGAGTAGGACGGGGACACGCCATGGCTGGCCCGACACCAAGGTACTCTACGGTATCCAATCTTGCACACGGTTCGGTGGGTCCGATCGGTAGGGCTATCGGGGTGGATCTGGGTCTTCTTCTTGGACGCGGAGGTTAGggactcccatctcgtccagcCGGAGCACAACTTTAAGAAGTCTCGGTAGGGAGCCTCCATGCATACGTTGATACTCATCTCCATTAAGGCCCATCTTTGCAAGGAGGTCCGCTGGCTTGTTCCCCTCCTGATGAATGAAGGACACCCGGATGGTAAGATTACTCTTGTGATTGGCAAGAAAAGCCATGGCACGGCACACATGGGCCGGACCCCAATCTGGTCCATTGAGGAGTCTAACGGCTTTGGCCGCATCCGATTCAACCCAAATTGTGAGCCTGAATTCCGAGGCAAGTACCAGGCCGTGGTGGATAGCCAAGAGCTCCGCTTCAAGGGCTGAGTGGGCTTCAAGTGGGGTGGCGAAGGCTGCAAGTACCTTGCCCTCATGATCTCGGACAACTCCGCCCCCTCCCGCTTTTCCTGACTCTTCACCAAACGCCCCATCAGTGTTAAGTTTTATCCATGGCTCATCTGGAGGATTCCACTTAATCGGCATAACAAGCGGCCGCGGCCTCCTGAT
It contains:
- the LOC121776047 gene encoding uncharacterized protein LOC121776047, giving the protein MTKYCSNASLLTVCPTGRNSATWKRLLKVRAQAQPHIRWTVGRGKIYFWDDIWLDKVDLRGLSLDERGDPKAMVEDFIRNGVRDEPKLQLLHAQAGLPQRAITQILDTPIGSGEPDIPRWNLIRLGDFSLATAWETIRTQRPIIRGLDDICKVGLSPSISIFIWRLLSNRIPVDTKLQWRIMELASKCQCCPRRPGTESLQHLFIQGSGATSVWREFDAGFEGATPPIRINDTIPDRLEVWSRRIQQPSKTHLSHVMSYLILWFLWAERNRSRHQMVQFKPFNVVWQVQTYVRNSMANGSTKPKHWKGVKLKMNIPIEVEPRLPRPLAMLIKRQPRNWPWIKVNPDGAYVEATDRARGGGIIRDSAGKMIIVFATPLNGHSALEAKLKAIHLGLTVAMEFNQPIWIESDSEQALRLLNGASRGPAHTRMKLHV